The genomic stretch CAAAACATGGAGACTATGCCCAAGTTATGCAATAAATCCAAGCCTCAACCTGTATTTAAACATCTGGACTGTGACCATCCATTCCTGGGGCTCTAATGATCCTGTCACAGGTGCAGAGGCCAGGCTGGCTCCCCAGCAGGCACTTGGAGTAAAGTGGGATGATACACACAGCCAAGAAGCACTTTCTTTTCTTCACCTCTTGGCATCATTCCACTCCAGGAACAAAACAATAGAAATAGGAGCTTCAATACCTCTCTTCCCTCCCAGCCAACGTGGCTGAAGAGCAGCTGGGCAGCATGCCTTTAATTAGCCCACTGTTTACCTGAAGGAACAAGCTAACTGTTAACCGGCCAGCGAGGTCCCAGTGCGgacacccagctcctgctgcagggcacagtgGGCAGCTGGTGAGTGCCAGCCACTCCTCATTCCTCACTGCCTATTGTGGCTGCCTGGATCAGGTCACCACAGGCTGAGACGGTGGAATTTCCAccaggggaaaggcagagatTGATGTTTGGCAGCCCAGCTGTGGTTTGCTGCTTACCACTGCAGGGGCAGGCTCCCGGCACTCGCCTCGATAGTTTACCGTGATGAAGTTTGAAGCTCTCCTGCAAAGGGAGGACAAGACATTGCTTATTATTCACTTGCAATGCCACAGCTCTCAGCCGCTGGCATGACAGTCCTCTGTGGGCTCCTTAATGCTTTGATGCTACTTCCAATGCGATGGCATTTATTACTCCCCAAACAATTTCATGATTGGGCAGAAAGGGAATAGGGAACCCTGGCAACTTGTGTACCTTAATTAGCTGTCATCAGATTAATCTCAGGCATTTTGATCTATGTTTGCTTAACAGCAAAGCAGCAAGGACACACTTGATAGTGAGTCATGATGTATCAAAACAAACACTGTTCTGCAAAAGACACTCGGGAATGGTGGATGGCCCTGTATTACTGAAATCTCTCCGCCTACTCACATGGCAGCTGAACACAAGTCACATTCATTTTTGTATGTTTTCCCATCAGTGCCACAGACTGGTTGTGAGGATTCGCTGCAGAAAATCCTTCCACCCTTTACCCCATGCAGAATTCGATCACAGTCCagctgaagagagaaagaaaccaCAATTGGTGATGGTTCACATGCTAGACCCTCCTTTAAGTGACCTGAAGGTGCTCACAAACCAAGCCTTGCACGGGGCCCCTCTGTCCTGTATCACATCCAACCAGGCCGGACTTGGAAAGACATCATGTCTCTTGTTGGACCAGCCAGCCAAGCTTTGGGGACAGAGCCCTCACTCCCCGCTCACCAATCCACCCCAACACTCCGGGCTGGGGCAAGGTTTATTTCTCTCAAAGCGCATCCATCTTCTACCTGTACCTAGCCTTCCATATCAGTATGCTGACACCGTTTATCTCCGGGGATTGAGACGAAGCCCATTGGGCAGAGCCGAGGAAGCGCGCCGGGCGCGGGCTGGCGCTGCCCGCGGGCGGTGCGGCACGCAGCGCTCCTGCCGCCCACCGCGCCGAGAGACACGAGCGGCTGTGACTAATGAGGGGTGCCCTCCTGCTTCCTCCCGAGCACGGCAACGGGAACACTCAGGCACAGTTTTCCCTACCAACCACACGTGGCACAGCCAGCACACACCGACAGAACAAGGAGTGACCTTTGGGGATCCCCAAAAAGCTTCTCGCACCCTCGGAGCGGAGCAGGTGTTTGCACAGTCATAGCAGATTTCCAACAGCAGAGGTCAGGGATAGCACAGCCTGTTCCCTGGCACGCACAGCCCCTTCCTCAGCCCCAGGAACCGAAAAAAGACCGAGACGAAGAAGCGACTAATGGGCTCCCGGACCCCTTTCTCCAGCGCTACAAAATGCGTTGCAACGGCTGCAAATGGTGCGATGGGTCTGAGACAACATTCCACTTCCCCCTCCTCCTGGAGAGGCAGCATTTTGCCCAAAAATGATGGTTTATCAGCAGCAGGGagcaccccagggaaggaggatTTCATGGCAGGCAGCACAGGGGGAGGTTTTGGTGATGTTGGGGTGCTGTGATAGCACCTGCTGGTTAAACGTCACTTGCTAATTTCCATAATGTGCTGCTTCCTCCCTCATCTGGGTAATCATCAGTGACGTGAGAGCAGACAATGCTGACCTTTGCAATCCTCTGTTGGATGCCTTCCTACGCACCAGACATTGCTGCCTGCACCACAgcccaggagggcaggaggccaccccaccagcagccccacacATCACAGGTGCCAGCAGCCAGTGCCACCACTCCTTTGGCTCTGGGACTTGTCTGTCACAAAACCCACAGGTGGccctggaaagaggagaggagCAGATCTGCTTCCTGAATCACCTCTGGTCTGTCAGGCTCATCGGCATCCACTCCCCCTCCGGTGCTACCAGGAAATACCACAAAGCCCTGAAGCAGACTGGCCTTATTACAACTAATGCTTCCTCTGGAATGCATCAAAATTGCAGTACTTGAACTATCTATTGGTGTTTTAACTCAAATATCCCTTTTCTCGAAGTGGCTAGCAGCAGAGGCTTCAGAGAGAGTTAAGGCAGTTGGTAGTAAGATCCCTCCAAATCCATAGAAACACATTTCCTATCTCTTCCAAAATGCTATTTAAATTACTGTAGGAAAAGTCTGGAGGGATTAAAACATCaggtatttttttaaccatCCTACCTCTAGACAACACCCTGTGATAGCGAGATCCACACTTTAGTCACCCTTTTTACGGTAACTTATTTTCTCTTATTAGTTCACATTTTCCACTTTTAGCTTTGTTGGAACTATTCCATTTTCTTCTCATGAGAAGGGAGAGCAGACACCCCCACCTTCCTCCTACACTATTCCATACACAGTTGTCATCTACCACTCAGTGTTTCCCCCTTTAGCACTCCTTCCTCTGCCAAACTTGTCCTCATCCCCTGGTCACCTCCACCACTCTGCTCTGGCCATGGTCTTCATCTCAGCACCTTCTCAGCATGGGGAGGTAGCACTCTTTACCCTAGTTCGGCTACATGTGGGGCAGGATTCCAACCTGAGCTCAAGACCCACACCCCCACAGCTGGGGGGCTTCCACAAGGAGCCAAGCCCTTCCCTCTGTTTCCATGCCAGGTGATACAAGGGCTTTCAGCAGGCAACAGATAATTTTGCTCATCCAAACCCCTCCAAGGACATGGGGCCAAGTGAAAAGCTTCAGGGTTAAAGCAAGAACAGGAAGAGCTGCTGGGAAAAGAGCAGAGGTggctcagcaccagcagagGAGGCCCAGCACCAGCAGAGGAGCACCCCATGGGAGAGGTCCCCATTTGTGCCCACACAGCTGCCACCCCAGGGGCAGGAGGTGGATTTACCATGGGGTCCTCGTGGGTGTCTCTGCTCTGTGACTTGCGGCCGGGCGGCTGGTTGCAGTTCCTGCCACGCTGGACTTGTGGGCTGGCAGAGAGAGCAGAGATACAGTTCAGCACCATGTCCTTCCAAACAGGAGCAGCAGAGTGCAAACCCACACTCCCGGCAGACCCCCACGGCTCTTTGGAGGGCTGTTTGCACTATGGCATCCACCCACCcacaggagaggagagggagagaggccCCCCTGCATCACCACCCCGGGGTCTGCAGCCCTGTGTCTCCTGGCAGCACTTGATGTAAGGGGGACATGAAGGAATTGCACCAGGTAAAAGCAAGAAGTCTCAGCATGCcccagaaaaagcagcagctgagtcCTACTCAGGGCCAACAGCTACAAAACAAACAGCTCCTGCCTGACCAGTGCCCAGAAAGCACGTGGTGCACCAGGCACTGCCTTTGAGCCAGGGCCAGGCACACACATGTGCACTGCCAGGAGACAGATTTTGCTGGACAGACTGTCCTGAGAGGGATTCTGAGCACAGCAATCACTGGTGCTTTGTACACAGAGCAATCAAGGCCAAAATGGAGCAAGGGTTTCATGAGAGACATGCCCCAGTGTGTGTCTCTTCCCCATCACCAGCTCAGCCCATGGGAAGTGCTGTAGTGAGCACCAAACAGCACAGCGTGCACTGTTCCATCCCAGGCCATGCTGCTCCTGTGCTGTCCAACCATTCTTGCTCCAATTAATCTCCTAACCACCCCTAAAAAATACACGTACATGGAAGGGGGCAGAAACCAGTGCCAGAACTGGTGGTGTGTGTGGGGACAGGCCACCACCCCGGGTTGCTGCTGAACTCACCCTCTGCCCGAGGAGAAGGGACGCCTCTCATTTACACCCTGCCGTGAACCACCACAGTTCTTCTGCAAAAGGGGCAGAACACACTcaacaaacacagaaacaacTTCTATGAAACTAGGGAAAAATGCtaaagcagctcctgccctgccccctGATCCTCCCAGACCCAAAGAATTCTGTTCTTAAAGCAGTAGGTTTGATGCACTCCATACCCAACAAATGTTATCATCCAAGGGTTTACTGGATTGTGGGGAGTCTGAACCTGCCCTTTATCTCTCATATGGCATCACATCTCTGGGAAAGTGAGAGGGGCAGTTCTGTCAGGTGCAAACATGCCCAGTTTGTATGCTCACACCCAGGTCCATCCCACAAATGAAAGAGGCTTTGCAATACAAAAGCTTCTCCCCCATGATTAGCTGGCTACAGAATCCTAAACACCTTGATCACCCCAGGCTGACCACAGGCAGTGCCTGGCCATCCTGATCCCACAGAGCCTCACCAGACCCTGAGTTCTGCACAGGCTCCGAGCTCCATCTCACCTGCTTTGTCCTCTCTGAAGCGGGCAATTTGTTGCGCTGGAGAGTTCCACCCCCTCTTTGAGCTTCCTTTTTGctggaagaagggaagaagagaaaaaatggaGTGCTACAGTAGTGTGagtgccaccagcacccagggCCAGCATCAGTGTAAGCCAGTGTCATGCCACTAGGTCCCACCTCCCCATCCACAGTCCCTGTTCCTGGTGGTTCTGTTCCTAATTCCCACCCTTAAAGCTACTCCCTTTCTCCTCCAAATTCCCTCTGGATGCTGCATCCTGGTTCCAGGTGGCTGCTTTCATATCAGGTTTGCTTCTGCAAACCTGGGAGTAGAAAGAGAGAGCATTTGGAAGGCAAAGCACACATGTGAGAAACTCctcaggagctgcccgtgcccGACAGGCCCCTGGGAAAGGGGCTGCTCTCTGTCACCCTTGCTTCTCCTCCACTACTCCATAatgcttctcacctgcccttgGGCCCTTAGTgctgaaagggaagggggaagagGAGCCCTACTGCCAGAGCATCTCTTAGAGGGCCACTGGGAGTCGGGACTCTCCCAGGCATGGCCCAGATGCAGTTTCACAGGCAGAAGCTGCACTTCTGCAGCCGGAGGTTTCCCTCTTTGCTGTTGCTGTGCAGGAGAAGGGGTACTCACAACTTCTCAGCACACATGAGACATTTGTTGGTGTGCTGCCTGCCAGAGGCATCCCGGACAGGGGCGTTCTCCCTCGTGCAGGACAGGCGGCCTCCAGCTTCAAACTGGGAGCGAAACTCGCTGCAGTCATCCTGCAGAAGGAGGGCAGGGTTAGGGCACTCTGTCCTCCTTGTCTTACTGATCACATCCTTAGAAACCTGGGGTTTTCCTGCCAGGAAAGCATGGAACCATCACAAATGCATCACAGGAGAGTCTGGGTGGGGGTGAGAGAAGAGGGTGTGCAGTACCAGCCACTTAGCATATAAACAGAGGGGTGAGTCAGAAAAATTCCGTGTCCTTCTGCCTGCACAGCACGTGTTGGGAGTTTTCTAGTATGGTCCCACTAATTATTATTCTCCTGGCTGGGCTATCCAAAGCATGCCAGTGATGTGACCGATACAGCAATGAAGTCACTCCCTTTTCTCCCAACATCCTTAATACACAGCTACAGCCTTTTCCCAGATTGTAGCTCaagataattttctttacaAAGCGCATAGGATCCTCCAAACCAGCCACACTTTGGGACATGTCAATCAAGAAGCATCAGTTAAAACATAAAAGCACCATGCAAACACATTTAATAGCCCACGAGCACGGGAAGGTTGTTTGGAGAGTGGATGATTAATTTGTTCCTTGTTCAAAACTGCTGTACAGAAACTGTGTTAACCTGCCTCTGTTATGCAACACAGATGGAAACATTCAGCCCCCCTAATTTCAACTATTTCGCACACTGCAATAGGCAGTTTCAAACAGCAAGTACAAAGGGTAAGGAAGTGACTTCTGCTtgcccttttctttttaaaaacagcttttaaCACTCACAATTTTCTGCCCATTTTGTGCAGTTTTGCTAGCTCGCATGAAGGTCCTTGGCAGGTCACTGGCCTCACCCTTTGCTTTGCTCAGAAGTTTACACCTCATCTTCTCTGCCAGGGAAGGTTAGCCCAGTGTTGTTCTGCATCCCATCCAGGGCACCCcagcctccagctcctcagCTTTCCCACGAGGGTAATGCTGGCAAACCACCATTACAAAGCCCCACATTTCCCTAGAGCCACCCAGCCACAGGTAGCAGAGATGATCCAGCCCTGGATGAGCCTCTCCTGCTGTGCCAACAGCCATAAAGCATTGTCCCATCAGAAATCAGTGTTGCACCCACTCCAGAGGGGCTCCCCACGAGCCTCACTGCTTCTCCCCACCACCAGCTCATACACCTGCACAGTTCAGGCAATGCTTTCCCCTTCCCAACAAGCCCAGGGAAGCTTCTCCTTGTTCCCTGGgaccagcccagctcagcaacCCAGTCCTCTGCAGACAGATGTGCCTTCCCCTAAGAGCCTCTCTCAAACACTTTCTCTTTGAGCCAGCATTTCTGGACCCTGTTCAGGCCTGACCTCTGCTGCAAAAATCTCACCGAGTACATCTGCGCCGTGCATTTGCCTTTTTCATGGCCTGTAACATCCCTGACCCACTAATAAATGCAGGGCTTTCTTATCCTTTGTCACTTCCACCCAGTGAGTAGGAATTCTTGTTGAGCACTGACTGTGTGATCTTGCACTGCCATTACATTTTATCTTATTTCTATTACTCCAGGCCTCAGCACTATCCAATTAGTCTTGAGTGATCTGCTGATCCTCCTCTGCTGATACTGCCTCCCAGCTTTGCCATCAGCAAATTTCACTTACACTTCTATTTTTTGGTGCCAAAGTCATTAGAAAAAGCACTAAAACAGGATTATCCCCAAGACTGAAGCTTAAGGGGACCGCACCAGCCCTACCATAGCAGGAATCAAGAGGAAAGTGGTGGAAAGCAACTATTTTCCCCTTTACTGGGCTGCTTTTGCCAGCAAAGCATCAGTGCACAGCAACATGGAGGCTGCAGCATGCCAGGAGAAGGTGACAAATCACAGCTCCATGAGAACAAAGTTTCCAACAAAAAGAAGCTAAAACTGAGCCACAGGCCTTGAGATAGTGCAGGGCTGACATCTCCCAGTACACAATGATCTCTTAAACTGTGCAGAGTTCAGATTTAGAGCTTTtcacacattttccttttccacctAATTAGCAGCCTCAGCAGAAGTGACCTCTCCACCCGCAAGTTGAAAtttggcacagcacagcacacctgGCTTCCTGCTCTGTCAGGATTTGCCTGGCCCTAGATCCACAGGTCACTGAGGCAGACCATAATATTCAGGCACAAGTTGTTCTCTTGAGGGATTCAAGAGCATGAATAAGAAATACGGAGCGCAAGGAAAGCGGATCTCAAAATTAAGTCAGAGGAGAAAGAGCAACAGAGTAGAATAACATTCCCTCTTGTCTGTCTTGGGTGAAAATCCAATAAAGTTCCATATTGACCTGCCTAATACTTTAATCTCACCTTATCTTTTCCTTGTCTGTTTTTAGATAACTTCCGCtcattctcccttttgctggaagagaagagagacGAGAAAGTGAATACCGGGGTGCTCCAGGGAGGAGAGGTTTCCCACGCTCCTTTCCTTTACTCACAACTTCTCTGCACACATGATGCACTTATTGCTGTGCTGCTTCCCAGAGGCATCCCGGACAGGGTCGTTCTCCCTGGTGCAGGAAAGTTTCCCTCTCTCGAACAGATCCCGAAACTCCCGACACTCATCCTGTGCAAACGCCAAAAGCATGGGTTGACACGGATATGCTGACAGAGAGGCACATCTCCCACAAATCCACAAAGGATTATCCACCCAATGAATTACATTTCAAATGTTATTTTGCTTCCTCGAGGCATAACTCAGTGGAAAATCATAACATGCAgcataaaacaaataaattcgTTTGTTTAGATCAGCAGATCTGTCTTTCCCATCCAGGGTAGCCTTGCTGCTATTTCTAACAGATAACATGTGCAAGAGCCTGCCCGAAGGACCTAAGCTCTGCTCTAAGTATAAAATCCACAATTTCAGTGAATTTTAAATGAGAAAGTCAGTTTTCCCATCTCTCAGGAGAGAACACACTGctaaaattaaagaattttaaaatccatGCACAGTAAAAAAAGGAAGCTGCAGGCATAAGAAAATATAATCCTTGAACACCTCCTATTGCCAGGTACACAAGGAGAGTAAGAGGTGGGTGTTTTTACCTTCCACTTAACATGATGGTATGTGTTAATTGAACCAAAGCACTCTATTTCATAAAAGGCTTTTGTAGCACAGCCTGCTTAAGCATTTCAGCCTGGCCTTTACTTTTCTCTGAACAGCTTTCCTATGACTTTCAGGGCAAGTCTGGAGCGTAAGAAACACACAGAACATGTGAGGTCTTCAGGTTCATTTATGCAGCACTTACAGCCTTATCTGTTGTGTGATCTGTAATACATTTTTCCTCTCACACCATGTAGAGGAGATGGCTTGATAGCTTATCCCAGTTCTGCAGATGGGGAAGTCAAGCCTAGAAAATTACTTGCCAAAAGCCAGACAGAAAATCTATGGCTTAACAAAGAAATTCAGTGTAGGTCTCTTCCTGATGCTGTAAAACTGTCCTGCTGCCTTCAGGACCACACTTTGGCAAGTCAgatgtctaaaaaaaaaaaaatctcccttaGGACAGCTATGCCTTACAAAGCCTTTAATTTGTCCAGACACACAAGAGCTAGAAAGCTACCCTGCTTAACcagatgtaaaaaaataaagaaatcaatCACCACAACCAACTCTATCTGATGGAAACCAATTTGCTCCCATCTAGAATAAAAACCCAAGGCTAAAAAGACAGCTCCCTCCACATAAAGACCTGCTATCTAGAAAAACAGCTATGGGTAAAAGAAACCACAGGTGCATCAACAAGATAAACAAGGGACAATTAGAGCCAGCCTATTCCCACACCCTGCCCTAGTCAGAGCTCACATGTGCCAACCTTGCTATTAAATATTTGCCagattccagtggtgccttaTAAACAGGCAGGCATCCTCCtcagcccaggctctgggtcAGGCACACACCGGGGGTGCTGTGATTGCCTGGGAGGAGCCGTCAGgaattttggtttcttttatgCTGGTGGATGGCACCAAGCCTCACACTCTTCCCAAGGCTGGGCATGTTTGCCCTGCTCCCCTTGCAGGGCCCTTTCCCACGCTGCAGACGAGGAGGCGCCCTGGGCAGCAGGTCAGAGGCAGCAGACGAGATGCCATCACCAATAACACTGGCTTCGGCAGCCATGCTTCACCTCACCTTTCCCAAGGAGTTCACATTCCTGTCCGCCTCTCCACCACTCCCTTGGTTTTTTGAGTCTCTTTCCCTGCAAGAAAGGGAGGTGTGAGTGACGGGGCAGCGTGCAGTGCTTGGACACAAAGCCAAAATAGGGGGTGATTAAAGGCCAGTCTGGCTGACCCCACCTCCCCATTgcacaaggcagcagcacagaccaGCAGCAGGGCTCAACTCCCTGACACACGTCCAGGGTGTTCAACATCTCTGCTCTGGGGGCATTGTGCCACCCTTTGTCCCTGCCTAATATCCAGCTCTCCCCATCCAAAGAAACACCGTCTATGGAAACAAGAAATTAATCTAAATTTTCACTCTGCATTTGTTCCTCACGCTCTGTGGTGAGTCCCCGCCATGTGACGAGCTGGGGAGAGCTACTGGGTTCACAGGCTGGCTGAAGAGTTACAAACTGGTCTGGCTGGCCAGGGACAACAACCTCATAGCATGGAGCCTCCAGAGAGTTGGCTCCCTGCTATGGGAGGAGAGGACATGCTGTGGGTGGGCAGGGCTGCCATTGGAGCCAGCAGGCAGCTGATACTCACAGCAGCCTTTGGCACATCATGCACTTGTTGAGGTCTCCTTTTTTATTTGGGTTGCTGAAGGGCTCCTTGGTGGTGGGACAGGAAAACTTCCCGCTGCGCAGGAGTGACCAAATTTTCCTGCATTCGTTCTGAAAAGCACAGGGGAGGGCGATCAGTGGAGGCTCCCAGCAAGATCCTGACAACTGTTTGTTCACGCCGAATCTTTTTTGGGTGTGCTGCAGGCTCTCAGCAGCACCAGTTTGCTCACACAAACCACGCTcctcctgcccatccctggcCACACACCACACGTGGCACAGGCTGCACCCAGAGCCCTGCCCGTGCCTACCAAGGCAGAAAAGACAACGAGAAAGTTCAAAACCCATTGCAAGAACCACTAACAACAGGGAAAACAATATATATTTAAGGAACACATTTAATTTACATACAGCTGCAAATTGCCGCCCGCTACAGCAGAGGACTGCATGTTATAAAGTTAGCCAAGAGCAGAAAACACAGCCCTGGAAGTGCCAGAGGGATGCAAGAGGAATGAACGGGCCAGAGTGACTGAAGAGTGATTCACATGCAAGACAAGCACAGAAAAGCACAACCCTCtcaggaagcagagcagcaatATTGTGCAATGTTGCAGCAGCCCATTGCATCTTCTGCTGGGGAACTGAGATGCAGACCAGGGAGAAGCAACGAACCGTTTAGTTATTTTTGGCTACTGTGTTTCCCGAAAGGATCTTTACCAAGGAGACAAGCTCACTTGATTAAAACATGAATGGAACTGGCTTCTAAGTCATtgaatcaaattattttctgagaCTCAAAGGACTTGCCTTAATTCTTTTAATTATGAAACTCAGGAATTATCAGAAGCGGGGGTTTCTGCTGGATCAGAAGCTACATTCTGAGatatcattaaaaatataattcatGCAATTTCTAACATCACTTCATGAGACttccagcccagagctgcttgGATATGCTCTCAGCATCATGCACCAAACACACACTGTCAGCTGCAGCCATTGCCATATTACCTAAGTGTTGTCCCTAAATATGGAGAGATTCACTGCTTTTTCCACCACTGAAAAAGCTTTATAATATCTAAGTATAGTGCATCTAAATGGACTTTGCTCAGAGCATGCATTAAAGCAGTGTAAGTTGGCAAAACAAAGGgagaagcagaacagaaaaGGTTGGACTCGCCTTAATCGAAGCTTGACTGGCAACATCTGCGACAGAAAAACCAACAATGAAACCATACAAAAATCTTTGAAGGgaaattttaaagcaaaagcatttaattaaaatacttgATGCAGTTTCCTAATCCGCCCAAATACCTCTTGATAAAAGCTAATCCAATGCATTATTTCACACTGATAG from Anomalospiza imberbis isolate Cuckoo-Finch-1a 21T00152 chromosome 15, ASM3175350v1, whole genome shotgun sequence encodes the following:
- the LOC137483168 gene encoding serine protease inhibitor Kazal-type 5-like isoform X1, with translation MMCQRLLERDSKNQGSGGEADRNVNSLGKDECREFRDLFERGKLSCTRENDPVRDASGKQHSNKCIMCAEKFKRENERKLSKNRQGKDKDDCSEFRSQFEAGGRLSCTRENAPVRDASGRQHTNKCLMCAEKFKKEAQRGGGTLQRNKLPASERTKQKNCGGSRQGVNERRPFSSGRGPQVQRGRNCNQPPGRKSQSRDTHEDPMLDCDRILHGVKGGRIFCSESSQPVCGTDGKTYKNECDLCSAAMRASNFITVNYRGECREPAPAVWKLDSLWLLDLQPVSPSL
- the LOC137483168 gene encoding serine protease inhibitor Kazal-type 5-like isoform X2 translates to MMCQRLLERDSKNQGSGGEADRNVNSLGKDECREFRDLFERGKLSCTRENDPVRDASGKQHSNKCIMCAEKFKRENERKLSKNRQGKDKDDCSEFRSQFEAGGRLSCTRENAPVRDASGRQHTNKCLMCAEKFKKEAQRGGGTLQRNKLPASERTKQKNCGGSRQGVNERRPFSSGRGPQVQRGRNCNQPPGRKSQSRDTHEDPMLDCDRILHGVKGGRIFCSESSQPVCGTDGKTYKNECDLCSAAMRASNFITVNYRGECREPAPAVE
- the LOC137483168 gene encoding serine protease inhibitor Kazal-type 5-like isoform X3, with protein sequence MMCQRLLERDSKNQGSGGEADRNVNSLGKDECREFRDLFERGKLSCTRENDPVRDASGKQHSNKCIMCAEKFKRENERKLSKNRQGKDKDDCSEFRSQFEAGGRLSCTRENAPVRDASGRQHTNKCLMCAEKFKKEAQRGGGTLQRNKLPASERTKQKNCGGSRQGVNERRPFSSGRGPQVQRGRNCNQPPGRKSQSRDTHEDPME